Proteins from a single region of Sandaracinaceae bacterium:
- a CDS encoding prolipoprotein diacylglyceryl transferase, protein MLPWFKASAFLFPTPVPIPGMEQGIPMHPFALLVMAGALASVRAADWYARKNRLSPAVIGDLTVHMLFFGFVGASVFNTLFYYPDRILQVLENPRHAARLYSGISSYGGFLGGVIGSFVWRRRRQLPLLELGDATAFAAPFGWVFGRSGCAVAHDHPGSVTNFFLGIREWDGTPYTRHDLGLYEVIWSAAVMALLLVLVQRKRTPGFYVALVPTLYAPYRFLLDFLRIDAALPGGDARYAGLTPAQYAAVGTMIMALMVLRHSLTEPAPALPDYARIAA, encoded by the coding sequence GTGCTTCCCTGGTTCAAAGCCTCCGCGTTTCTCTTTCCCACCCCTGTGCCCATCCCCGGCATGGAGCAGGGCATCCCCATGCACCCGTTCGCGTTGTTGGTCATGGCGGGAGCGCTCGCATCGGTGCGCGCGGCCGATTGGTACGCGCGGAAGAACAGGCTGAGCCCGGCGGTCATCGGCGACCTGACGGTGCACATGCTGTTCTTCGGCTTCGTGGGAGCGTCGGTGTTCAACACCCTCTTCTACTACCCCGACCGCATCCTCCAGGTCCTCGAGAACCCGCGACACGCAGCGCGCTTGTACAGCGGTATCTCCTCGTATGGCGGCTTCCTCGGCGGGGTCATCGGCTCGTTCGTGTGGCGCCGACGCCGCCAGCTCCCCTTGCTCGAGCTGGGCGACGCCACGGCCTTCGCCGCGCCCTTCGGGTGGGTCTTCGGTCGCTCGGGCTGCGCGGTGGCACACGACCACCCCGGCAGCGTGACCAACTTCTTCTTGGGCATCCGCGAGTGGGACGGCACGCCCTACACGCGGCACGACCTCGGCTTGTACGAGGTCATCTGGAGCGCCGCGGTGATGGCCCTCCTGCTCGTGCTCGTACAGCGCAAGCGCACGCCCGGATTCTACGTGGCCCTGGTTCCCACGCTGTACGCCCCGTACCGCTTCCTTCTCGACTTCCTGCGCATCGACGCCGCGCTCCCGGGCGGTGATGCTCGCTACGCCGGACTCACGCCGGCCCAGTACGCCGCCGTGGGGACGATGATCATGGCGCTCATGGTGCTGCGCCACTCCCTGACCGAGCCCGCTCCCGCCCTCCCCGACTACGCGCGCATCGCTGCTTGA
- a CDS encoding SDR family oxidoreductase, protein MTILITGISGTLARGVAQRLVQRGHLVHGIDRRPWPDAPPGIEMHTADIRKRPAEDVFRTARPDVLVHMATVTHFTTGFDERYRINLGGTRRLFEHCHEYGVKQAIFVGRHTVYGATADSPLYHTEDEPPLGGASFRELADLVAADLYAGSALWRWPKLNTAVLRLCYFLGPSQRGTLANFLGEDRVALVMGFDPLFQFMHEFDAEEAIILAIEKKLRGVYNVAGPPPVPLSVLCRATGRRSVLVPEPLYGRLLKRVGLSYLPGDAVAHIKYPIVVNADPFKQATGFAPKYDSAQTMEGFRWS, encoded by the coding sequence CTGACCATCCTCATCACCGGCATCAGCGGGACACTGGCCCGCGGAGTCGCGCAGCGGCTCGTGCAGCGGGGCCACCTCGTGCACGGCATCGACCGCCGCCCGTGGCCCGACGCGCCGCCCGGCATCGAGATGCACACGGCCGACATCCGCAAGCGCCCCGCCGAGGACGTGTTCCGCACCGCGCGCCCGGACGTGCTCGTGCACATGGCGACCGTCACGCACTTCACCACCGGCTTCGACGAGCGCTACCGCATCAACCTCGGCGGCACGCGGCGGCTGTTCGAGCACTGCCACGAGTACGGCGTCAAGCAGGCCATCTTCGTCGGACGCCACACGGTGTACGGCGCCACGGCCGACTCGCCCCTGTACCACACGGAGGACGAGCCGCCGCTGGGGGGCGCATCCTTCCGTGAGCTCGCGGACCTCGTCGCCGCGGACCTGTACGCCGGCAGCGCGCTCTGGCGCTGGCCCAAGCTCAACACCGCGGTGCTGCGCCTGTGCTACTTCCTCGGCCCCAGCCAGCGCGGCACGCTCGCGAACTTCCTCGGCGAGGATCGCGTGGCGCTGGTGATGGGCTTCGACCCCCTGTTCCAGTTCATGCACGAGTTCGACGCCGAGGAGGCCATCATCCTCGCCATCGAGAAGAAGCTGCGTGGCGTGTACAACGTGGCCGGGCCTCCGCCCGTGCCACTCAGCGTGCTGTGCCGGGCCACCGGGCGCCGCAGTGTGCTGGTGCCCGAGCCCCTGTACGGCCGCCTGCTGAAGCGCGTGGGGCTCAGCTACCTGCCCGGCGACGCCGTGGCGCACATCAAGTACCCCATCGTGGTCAACGCCGACCCGTTCAAGCAGGCCACCGGCTTCGCACCCAAGTACGACAGCGCGCAGACGATGGAGGGCTTCCGCTGGAGCTGA
- a CDS encoding response regulator transcription factor — MTPSFRSPVPVILVEDHAPTRRAIERTLRDSPDRVEFVAAFPSGEELRAFDAELDCVVALVDLRLSGMSGARVIAWLTATHPRARAIALTVQRDEQAVLEAVRAGALGYMLKDEPTERLLVAIEDAAAGRHPFSSHVAGALLRSLEPQPARVLTSRELDLVAALARGESYAQCAESLGIRLGTVQSHVKNVYGKLGVNSRSELREWARRHLK; from the coding sequence GTGACCCCCTCGTTCCGGTCCCCGGTCCCGGTGATCCTGGTGGAAGACCATGCGCCTACCCGTCGCGCCATCGAGAGGACGCTGCGGGACTCTCCGGACCGCGTCGAGTTCGTCGCTGCGTTCCCGAGCGGCGAGGAGCTCCGGGCGTTCGACGCCGAACTGGACTGCGTGGTGGCCCTGGTGGACCTCCGCCTGTCCGGGATGAGCGGCGCGCGTGTGATCGCGTGGCTCACCGCGACGCACCCCCGCGCGCGGGCGATTGCGCTCACGGTCCAGCGAGACGAGCAGGCGGTCCTCGAGGCCGTCCGGGCCGGGGCGCTCGGGTACATGCTGAAGGACGAGCCGACGGAGCGGCTGCTGGTCGCGATCGAGGATGCCGCCGCGGGCCGCCATCCCTTCTCCAGCCACGTCGCGGGGGCGCTCCTCCGCTCGCTCGAGCCACAACCCGCGCGCGTGCTGACGTCTCGCGAGCTGGACCTCGTCGCGGCGCTGGCCCGTGGCGAGTCCTACGCTCAGTGCGCCGAGAGTCTCGGCATCAGGCTCGGCACCGTGCAGTCGCACGTGAAGAACGTGTACGGGAAGCTGGGCGTCAATTCTCGAAGCGAGCTGCGCGAGTGGGCACGGCGACACTTGAAGTAG
- the eno gene encoding phosphopyruvate hydratase, whose protein sequence is MTEIAFVNAREILDSRGNPTLEVEVGLAGGAVGRAAVPSGASTGEHEALELRDGDKGRYFGKGVLKAVDNVVTQLGPEVVGIDALDQLAVDQALLELDGTPTKSKLGANAILGVSMATARAAADALGLPLWRYLGGAQARVLPAPMMNIINGGAHADNGLEIQEFMIYPVGFDSFGEALRAGAETFHTLKKLLSEAGEATSVGDEGGFAPRLKTNEEALSFVAKAIEQAGYRLGEQVAIALDCAASEFHKDGVYTFDGKQVDAGKLVEIYAQYCEKYPILSIEDGMDEDDWGGWKALTERLGKRTQLVGDDLFVTNVERVQKGIDQGVANAILIKVNQIGSISETLSTIRLGALHGYSSIISHRSGETEDTFIADLAVATGAGQIKTGSASRSERIAKYNQLLRIEEQLGEGAIYAGRSTIVGAR, encoded by the coding sequence ATGACCGAGATCGCCTTTGTAAACGCCCGAGAGATCCTGGACTCGCGTGGGAACCCAACGCTGGAGGTGGAGGTCGGTCTCGCGGGCGGCGCCGTGGGTCGCGCGGCGGTGCCCTCGGGGGCTTCCACGGGTGAGCACGAGGCCCTCGAGCTGCGCGACGGCGACAAGGGTCGCTACTTCGGCAAGGGAGTGCTCAAGGCTGTGGACAACGTGGTCACCCAGCTCGGCCCCGAGGTGGTGGGGATCGACGCGCTCGACCAGCTCGCCGTGGACCAGGCCCTGCTCGAGCTCGACGGGACACCCACGAAGAGCAAGCTGGGCGCAAACGCGATCCTCGGCGTGTCGATGGCCACGGCGCGCGCGGCGGCGGACGCCCTCGGCCTGCCCCTCTGGCGCTACCTCGGTGGCGCGCAGGCGCGCGTGCTGCCCGCGCCCATGATGAACATCATCAACGGCGGCGCGCACGCGGACAACGGGCTCGAGATTCAGGAGTTCATGATCTACCCCGTCGGCTTCGACAGCTTCGGGGAGGCGCTGCGGGCTGGCGCCGAGACCTTCCACACGCTCAAGAAGCTGCTGAGCGAGGCCGGCGAGGCCACCAGCGTGGGCGACGAGGGCGGCTTCGCGCCGCGGCTCAAGACCAACGAGGAGGCCCTGTCGTTCGTGGCGAAGGCCATCGAGCAGGCCGGCTACCGCCTCGGTGAGCAGGTCGCCATCGCGCTCGACTGCGCGGCCAGCGAGTTCCACAAGGACGGCGTCTACACCTTCGACGGCAAGCAGGTGGACGCCGGCAAGTTGGTGGAGATCTACGCCCAGTACTGCGAGAAGTACCCCATCCTCAGCATCGAGGACGGCATGGACGAGGACGACTGGGGTGGCTGGAAGGCGCTCACGGAGCGCCTCGGCAAGCGCACGCAGCTGGTGGGTGACGACCTCTTCGTGACCAACGTCGAGCGCGTCCAGAAGGGCATCGACCAGGGCGTGGCCAACGCCATCCTGATCAAGGTCAACCAGATCGGCTCCATCAGCGAGACGCTCAGCACGATCCGCCTCGGCGCGCTGCACGGCTACTCCAGCATTATCTCGCACCGCAGCGGCGAGACCGAGGACACGTTCATCGCGGACCTCGCGGTCGCGACCGGCGCGGGCCAGATCAAGACCGGCTCGGCCTCGCGTTCGGAGCGCATCGCCAAGTACAACCAGCTGCTGCGCATCGAGGAGCAGCTGGGCGAGGGCGCGATCTACGCCGGGCGCTCCACGATCGTCGGCGCGCGCTGA